CGTGCGCCCGACGAAGCCGCCAGCAGCACATCGCTGTTCATCGCAGAACCGGAGAAGCTGCCGGCAAGCCGGCCGCGATAGACGACCAGCACGCGGTCGCAGACGCCGACCAATTCGAGCAGGTCGGAGGACAGAAGCAGGATCGCCGCGCCCTCGCCCGCCAGCCGATTGAGAAGATTGTAGATCTCGACCTTGGCGCCGACATCGACGGCCACCGTCGGCTCGTCCAGCACATAGACGCGCGACTGGCAGCTCAGCCATTTGGCGATCGCCACCTTCTGCTGGTTGCCGCCGGAGAGCTCGCGCACCAGCGCGTCGCGATGCGGTGTCTTGATCGACAGCTCCTTGATCAGACTGTCCACCGCCTGGTTCTCGCTGCCGCGGCTGACCAACCCGCTCTTGGAATAGCGGCGCAGGCTGGCCAGGGAAATGTTCTCGCGCACCGAAAGGCCGAGCGCCACGCCATGGGCGCGGCGGTCTTCCGGCAGCATGGCGATGCCGTCGCGCACCGCTTTGACGGGCGTCGACAGGGCAAGCTCCCTCCCCTCGACCTTGACCCGGCCGCCCTCGGCAGTCTTGAGGCCGAACAGGCACTGGACGATCTCCTTGGCGCCTGAGCCGAGCAGGCCGGTGAGGCCGACGATCTCGCCGGCGCGGACGTTGAAACCGATATTCTCGAAGCTGCCGCCGAGACGAAGCTTGGAAACCTCCAGCACCGGCGCGCCTAAATTGACCGAGCGCTTCGGGAACATCTCGCCGACATCGCGGGCGATCATCATCGCAATGATCTCGTCGATCGGCGTCTGACGCGGGTCGACCGTGCCGACATCGGTGCCGTTGCGCATCACGGTGACGCGGTCGCAGAGCTTCTCGATTTCCTGCATGTAGTGGGAGATGAAGACCACGGCGATGCCGTCGTCGCGCAGCCGGCGCAGCACGTCGAACAGGCTGTCGACCTCGCGCTTGACGAGCGCCGCCGTCGGCTCGTCGAGCACCAGCACCGAGGCTTTTTGCGCCAAGGCGCGGGTGATCTGCACGACCTTCTGCTGCGCCGTGGTGAGATCTTTCACAAGCGTTCCGGCCGGCAGTTCCATGCCGAAGAAGCGCTTCAGCAGGTCCGCGGCCCTGCGCTCCATGGCGCGGCGGCTTACGAACGGGCCAAGGCCGATCTCATGGCCGAGGAACACGGCCTCGCCGACCGTCGCGGTAGGCACCAGCAGCCTGTCCTGGTGGATGAAGTGCACGCCGAGCTTTTCGACCGAGGCCGGTGTCAGCGAAGTTACGGTCTCGCCGTTGATGAGGATCGAGCCGCTGTCCGGCTTGATGATGCCGGCCAGCACCTTGATGATGGTCGACTTGCCCGCGCCGTTCTGGCCGACAAGGCCGAGGATCGAGCCGCGCGCGATCTCGAGGTTCGCGTTTTCCAAGGCGCGTACCGGACCGAACCGTTTCGAAATGCCTGTCATCGATACAGCAATGTCACGCTTTGCTGTCTGCATGGCCGTCAATCCTGGTTGGATGTGACGGGCAGCCACATGGGCGCGGCTGCCCGCCGTTTCGTTCCGTCCTATTTAACGCCAGCCTTCTCGGCGGCGTCGAGGAACGGCTTTCCTTTTTCGACGGCATTTTCCTTGTTGATCAGCACCGAAGGCACGAAAGTGAAGGGCGGCACCTTCTGGCCGGCCAGATATTTCGCGGCATTGTCGACCGAGGTCTTGCCGATCTCATAGGGCTGCTGCGCCGCGACCGCGCCGGCCGGCGACTTCGGATCCATCACCATCTTGATGACTTCAGGGCTGCCGTCGATGCCGTAGGTCTTGACCTCGTTGCGGCCGGCGGCTTCGACCGCCTGCGTGGCGCCGATCTGCGGCACGTCCCAGCAGGCCCAGACCGCGCCGATCGAACCCTTCTCGGGCGACTTGGTCAGCATGTCGGTGACGTTGGAATAGGCGCTCTGCACCGTGTTCGGAATGACGTCGCGCAGCTCGGGCTCGACGATCTTCACATCCGGGAACGAGGTCAGCACATATTTCAGCTGATCGTAGCGGATCTTGCAGACCGGCACGCTGTAGAAGCCGTTGAAGACCAGCACATTGCCCTTGCCGCCCATGTCGGCGACCATCTGCAGCGCGATCTCGGCGCCGATATTGTAGTTGTTGGAGGTGGTGTTGTTGATGGCGTGCGGCGTCGCGGTATCGACCGTGAACAACGGGATGCCGGCGTCGCGGATCTTCTGCAGCCACGGGTTCAGCACTTCGAGATTGCCGAGCTGCTCGATGATCGCGTCCGGCTTCTGCGCGATCAGCGTCTGCAGCTGCGCGATCTGCTGCTGGTCCTTGCGGCCGGCGTCGAGCGCGATGACTTCACCGCCGAGCTCCTTGACGCGGTCCTGGATGCCTTTGAAGGCCATCAGGTCCCAATAATGGTCGGTGCCGATGGCGGAGACGCCGATGCGCTTGCCTTTGAGCGACAGTTCCTCAGCGCTGGCGCCCGAGATGGCGGCCAGGCTGCAAGCCGCCGCCAACCCCAGAGCGAGCGCCTTGACGAGGCCTTTCATCGAATTTGTCATTTCATTTCCTCCCTTGTTGATCGCTCCGGGCCTTCCCGGAGGATATGCGAAACAGTCAGTTGCTGCTCCAGCCCTTTGTTGGTCGCTTCGGGCAGAGCCCTCCGCTCAGGCAGCGGCGTCATTGTCGCGCAGGCCGTAGCTCGCCATGCGCTTGATGACGTTTTCGATCTCCTCGTCGGACAGGATTGGCGGCTCGCCGATCTGCAGGGCGCCGTGATACTGGCGCGCCAGCGTCTCGACCTCGACGGCCAGCCACATCGCCTGGGCGAGGCTCGACCCGACGGCGATCATGCCGTGCTGGGCAAGCAGGCAGGCCTTGCGGCCGCGCAATGCCTCCACCGCGTGCGCCGAAAGCTCCGCCGTGCCGAAGGTGGCGTAGGGTGCGCAACGAATGTCGCTGCCGCCGGCGACCGCGACCATGTAATGGATCGCCGGTATCTTCCGGCCCATGATGGCGATCGTCGTGCAATAGGTCGGATGCGCGTGGACGACTGCGTTGATCTCGGGCCGCGCCTTCATGATGTCGAGATGGAAACGCCATTCGCTGGATGGCGGCAGGCGTCCGTCGACCTCGCCGTCCCAGCTCATGAAGACGATGTCCTCGGGCACCAGCGTGTCATATGGCGTGCTCGTCGGCGAGATCAGCATGCCCTCGCCATGGCGGCAGCTGATGTTGCCTGATGTGCCCTGGTTGATGCCGAGTGCGTTCATCTCGATGCAGGCGTCGATGATGGCCTGGCGCACATCTCGGTCCGAAACGGTCATGCGATATTCCAATCCTTGCTCAGTCCGTCACCAGGCCGTGTAGCCGCCATCGATCGACAGGATCGCGCCCGTCACGTAGCTCGAGGCCGGCGACGCCAGGAACAGGATCGCCGAAGCGATCTCCTGCGGCGTGCCCAGCCGGCCCATCGGCGTCATGTCGATCCAGGTGTTGAAGAGTTCGGGACGCTCGCGCATCTTCAGCGTCATGTCGGTGCCGACATAGCCCGGCGCCAGCGCGTTGACGCGCACGCCTGACTTCGCCCACTCGACCGCAAGCGCCTTGGTCATCATGTGCACGGCGCCCTTGCTCACCATGTAGGACGGCGCGGTCTGCGGACGGTTGATGATCAGCCCCGACATGGAACCCAGATTGACGATCGAGCCCTTCTTGCGGTCGACCATCGAACGGCCGAAGGCGCGCGAGGCCCAGTAGACGCCGTTGACGTTGACATCCATCACCAGGCGCCATTCTTCGTCCGGCGTGTCGAGCGCGGTGTTGAGGCGCGCGATGCCGGCGCTGTTGACCAGGATATCGACCTGGCCGAAATCCGCGGCGACTGCGGTTGCCGTCGCCTCGACGGCTTGCGGATCGGTAACGTTCAACACGCGGCCATCGACGCTCGCGACGCCAGCGGCCTGGAGCGCCTCGGCAGCGGCCTTCAGCCCATCCGCATTCATGTCGA
This region of Mesorhizobium sp. M2A.F.Ca.ET.046.03.2.1 genomic DNA includes:
- a CDS encoding SDR family oxidoreductase — encoded protein: MDYRSQFDLTGEVAVVTGGASGIGLEAAKALGTCGARIVLLDMNADGLKAAAEALQAAGVASVDGRVLNVTDPQAVEATATAVAADFGQVDILVNSAGIARLNTALDTPDEEWRLVMDVNVNGVYWASRAFGRSMVDRKKGSIVNLGSMSGLIINRPQTAPSYMVSKGAVHMMTKALAVEWAKSGVRVNALAPGYVGTDMTLKMRERPELFNTWIDMTPMGRLGTPQEIASAILFLASPASSYVTGAILSIDGGYTAW
- a CDS encoding L-fuculose-phosphate aldolase, with protein sequence MTVSDRDVRQAIIDACIEMNALGINQGTSGNISCRHGEGMLISPTSTPYDTLVPEDIVFMSWDGEVDGRLPPSSEWRFHLDIMKARPEINAVVHAHPTYCTTIAIMGRKIPAIHYMVAVAGGSDIRCAPYATFGTAELSAHAVEALRGRKACLLAQHGMIAVGSSLAQAMWLAVEVETLARQYHGALQIGEPPILSDEEIENVIKRMASYGLRDNDAAA
- a CDS encoding sugar ABC transporter ATP-binding protein; this encodes MQTAKRDIAVSMTGISKRFGPVRALENANLEIARGSILGLVGQNGAGKSTIIKVLAGIIKPDSGSILINGETVTSLTPASVEKLGVHFIHQDRLLVPTATVGEAVFLGHEIGLGPFVSRRAMERRAADLLKRFFGMELPAGTLVKDLTTAQQKVVQITRALAQKASVLVLDEPTAALVKREVDSLFDVLRRLRDDGIAVVFISHYMQEIEKLCDRVTVMRNGTDVGTVDPRQTPIDEIIAMMIARDVGEMFPKRSVNLGAPVLEVSKLRLGGSFENIGFNVRAGEIVGLTGLLGSGAKEIVQCLFGLKTAEGGRVKVEGRELALSTPVKAVRDGIAMLPEDRRAHGVALGLSVRENISLASLRRYSKSGLVSRGSENQAVDSLIKELSIKTPHRDALVRELSGGNQQKVAIAKWLSCQSRVYVLDEPTVAVDVGAKVEIYNLLNRLAGEGAAILLLSSDLLELVGVCDRVLVVYRGRLAGSFSGSAMNSDVLLAASSGARSTMDGVAA
- a CDS encoding sugar ABC transporter substrate-binding protein, which gives rise to MTNSMKGLVKALALGLAAACSLAAISGASAEELSLKGKRIGVSAIGTDHYWDLMAFKGIQDRVKELGGEVIALDAGRKDQQQIAQLQTLIAQKPDAIIEQLGNLEVLNPWLQKIRDAGIPLFTVDTATPHAINNTTSNNYNIGAEIALQMVADMGGKGNVLVFNGFYSVPVCKIRYDQLKYVLTSFPDVKIVEPELRDVIPNTVQSAYSNVTDMLTKSPEKGSIGAVWACWDVPQIGATQAVEAAGRNEVKTYGIDGSPEVIKMVMDPKSPAGAVAAQQPYEIGKTSVDNAAKYLAGQKVPPFTFVPSVLINKENAVEKGKPFLDAAEKAGVK